The genomic stretch TGCAGAGTTCAGAAATGAATCATCCTGACAGCCACACAACTGCAGATGTAATAGCACAATCAATCAAGTTAGAGAAGACTAGTGTAAAGGGAGCAGCTCCAGAGGAATTGAGTTCACCCTCTACAAGCCAGacttctctctctaatatttcaCCACAAAGGAATTTGTCTCAAGAAAGTATTTTATTAGACAAGGCTAGTACACAACAAGACTCATTGTTGACATCACAGAGTGATAACCCTGTGGTGCATGTAGCTAAGGATACAAAGGTACAGACTGAAAGCCAAGCAGAAGGAAGTTTGGGACCTCCTGAAGATGTAAAAGTGAAACAAGAGTCTGTGCAAAATACTGCGTCTGCTGGAGAAAACAAAGCTTTAGCAAGTATGCGTAGAAAGAGATTAAAAATTGCACCAATGGTTAGCACTGGTAGAAAAGGTGCCATTAATGCTCCTAGTGTGTGTGAACCTAGTACCTCTAAAAAGACTGTAGGCAGTGAAACcattgacagaaagacagaaagaacacTTGCTGTGTCTCAAGGTGCAGAAGCAAAGAGCAGGGATGAACAAAGTGTTAGTTCTCAAATGGAAAAGGACTctaaaaacaatattagtaaaaCAGAAATTATAGACATTTGTACAGAAGAAAAAGATTTTAGTCAGGGAGGAACATCAGACACAGCAAAAGAGAGTGAAATATCCATAATAAGTGAAGGCATAGCAAGTGGCACATCAGGTGTAGTGCCAGTTGGTTCAGCATCAAAAGACAAATCACAAGATCCTCAGGTTAAAAGAGTCAAATTTGCAGCAGATACTGTTATGGCTCATACTTCAAATTATAAACCCACTGATTCAGAAGTAGTAGTGATAAATTCAGATATTTCACCAGAAGCTTCTCAGTCGAGTTCAGAAGAACGAAGAAATGATGATAGTGGAAACTCGCTTTTGAAAAGTAAATGTGACAGTAAGGAAGGAGTCCAGGCAGTGGAGTGCGTTGAAAGTAGTACATCTCAGGGCAGTGGAACATGTATTAGGAGAGCAAGGATACGAGCCAAACCTGCCTTTTCAGTGAAAAAGAGACCCCCCAAGAAGGTGGATGCTGTGGAAGTGAAGAAAGAACCGTCCACAAAAGAGGCTGAAGAAGTAAAGAGTCAGCCTAAAGAACCTGAAACAAGCACGGCCATTTCATCCTCAGTAGTAGGAGATGGAGCTGAACAGGAACCAGTCACTGAAAGGACTGAAACCTCGGTTGTACAAGAAAGAGTAAGAATACTGAAGAGAGAAACTGCTGTGGCAACAACAGAAAGTAGTGAGGAAACTGTTTCAAATCAACAATCTAAAAAAACAGATAGTTCTATAGAGGAAAGCAAAGAGTTTGTTCTGCAGCAAAGTAAGATACTAGAGAAGAATAGACAGGAGTTAACacaggaggaaagagtgagggaaagagaagatgctGACAGTGATGACAGCTGTGGTGATAAGGAAAATTCATCAAAAGGAATCAAACATATCAAAAAGGAAGTGACATCTAAGAGTAAGTCATTTAAACCAAGTAAGGGGAAGTTGTCCCAAGTGGGCCTAACTTCACCAAAGATTAAGctggtaaacaaaataaaagggaatgaaATTGACAGCAAAGAATCTATTGAAAGTACAGAGAAGAAAATTTTccgtgagaggaaggagaagttcAGAAAAAAATTGACAAAAGGGTCTTTAGAGCCAAAGAGCATGACCATGTTTGACCTCATTTTCTTCAATCCTGCAGCTAACCCCATGCCAGGGCGATCTGACTCGCCAAAGAAAAGGCGACGCCTCAATAGTAAgtgtgagacagagagtgtgACTTCCGACATCTTGGAAGAGCAGAAAGTTGACGATTTAGGCTTGGATACATCAGAACCTCCAGAAGAAAGCAGACCTAGCACTCCAGAAGTCCAGGTGtgtgaggaagataaagaggactTGCAGAAAGACTCTCAGGAAGATGGTGAAGAAccagagaagaatgaggaggaggaacaagaggaacagaaggaagaagaagtagacacATTAGCCCCCAGGGTGAAAATTGGTGCAAACGGACAGATCATCCTAGATGAGACAAGCCTGAAGATCCGAACGACAGCCGCCAAGAATAGGGATGAGATTCTGAGCAAAGCAGAGGTTGTGGAAGAAAGCAACGACACCAGCCACTATGGGAAgtggagcaagaagaggaaacgGTCCTCCCTGTGGACAATGAAGGAGACGGCCAGGTTTTATAAGGCCCTCTCCACTGTGGGTACTGACTTCTCCCTGATGGAGACCTTGTTTGCCTGGAGGTCACGGGCTGAGCTGAAGACAAAGTTCAAGAAAGAGGAGCGCAGCAACAGAGCATTAGTTGATAAGGCCCTCCAAGACTCCACCCAGTTTGACTTCTCCTTGTTTGATATCGAGTCTGGTAAGGATCTAAGaagatatgtttttattttatttatttatttatttatttattttttaattattattattattattatttgtgagtgtgtgtgtgtgtgtgtgtgtgtgtgtgtgtgtgtgtgtgtgtgtgtgtgtgtgtgtgtgtgtgtgtgtgtgtgtgtgtgtgtgtgtgtgaaattatattttatttttttatattacctgtgcatgtatgaataactTTTTTATGACAGCATCTGTTCAATgatatattcctcttttttcttttttttctttttatgatgaaagtgaagtcttttttttttttttttgttatgcatATACTGGTGCTTTATTAATGAGACAATGTTTTGTAGATTATGACCCAGAAGAAGACAGAAAGGCATGCAAAGAAGCTGAGCGAGAAGAGGCCAAGCGTAGACGGCTGGAAatcaaacaggaagagaaagcacgggtaaaggaggaaaaggagaaaattaaggCGCATAAATCAAatttgagaaaaaagagagatctgctgaagaaaataaaaaaaaagaaaaaaggtgagtTGCGAAAGTTTCGATTCACAGAATTACTATTATACATGCTTGTGTTTTATACCACAGTATaatatatctcaatctatctcacCCTGACATACTGTCcccctatctgtctgtgtctctatctgtctgtgtttgtgtgtgtgtctctgtctatctgtgtctctgtctgtctgtgtctgtctgtgtcagtgtctgtctatgtatgtgtctgtgtctgtgtctctgtctgtctgtgtctgtctgtgtcagtgtctgtctgtctatgtgtctgtgtctctgtctctgtctgtctgtgtcagtgtctgtctgtctatatgtctgtgtctctgtctctgtctgtctgtgtctgtgtctctgtctgtctgtgtctgtgtcttagtgtctctgtgtctgtctgtgtttgtgtctgtgtctctgtgtctctatgtctctgtgtctgtgtctctgtctgtctgtgtctgtgtctctgtctgtctgtgtctgtgtcttagtgtctctgtgtctgtctgtgtctgagtctgtgtctctgtgtctgtctgtgtctgagtctgtgtctctatgtctctgtatctgagtctgtgtctgtctgtggctctgtgtctctgtctctctgtctctctgtctctctgtctctctgtctctctctctctctctctctctctctctctctctctctctctctctctctctctctctctctctctctctctctctctctctctctctttcactctcactctcactctttcactctcactctcactctctctcactctctctctctctccctctctctctctctcactctctctctctcactctctctctctctcactctctctcctcactctctctctctctctcctctctctcctctctctctctctctctctctctctctctctctctctctctctctctctctcactctcactctctctctcactctcactctctcactctctctcactctctcactctctctctcactctctctctcactctctctctctctcactctctctctctttctctcactctctctctctctctctctctctctctctctctctctctctctctctctctctctctcactctctctctctctctctctctctctctctctctctctctctctctctctctctctctctctcactctctctctctctctctcactctctctcactctctctctctctctcactctctctctctctctctctctctcactctctctctctctcactctctctctctctcactctctctcactcactctctctctctctcactctctctcactctctctcactctcactctctctcactctcactctctctcactctctctcactctcactctctctctcactctctctcccactctctctcccactctctctcccactctctctctctctctcactctctctcccactctctctccactctctctctctctctcactctctctctctcactctctctctctcactctctctctctctctcactctctctctctcactctctctctcactctctctctcactctctctctctcactctctctctctcactctctctctctctcactctcactctctctcactctctctctctctctcactctctctcactctctctctctcactctctctcactctctctctcactctctctctctctctctctctctctctctctctctctctctctctctctctctctctcactctctctctctcactctctctcactctctctctctctcactctctctctctctctctcactctctctctctctctctctctctctctctctctctctctctctctctctctctctctctctctctactctctctctctctctcactctctctcactctcactctcactctcactctctcacttctcactctcactctctctcactctcactcttactctctcactctctctctctctctctctctctctcactctctctctctctctctctcctctcactctcttctctctctctctctcactctctcttctctctctctctctctctctctcctctctcactctcatctctctcactctctctctctctcactctctctcactctctcactctctctctctctctctcactctctctctctctcctctctctcactctctctctctcactctctctcactctctcactctctctctctctctctctcactctctctctctctctctctcatctctctctctctctctctctctctctctctctctctctctctctctctctctctctctctcactctctctctcgctcactctctctctctctctctctctctctctcactctctctctctttctctctctctctctcatctctctctctctctctcgtactctctctctctctctctcgtactctctctctctctctctcgtactctctctctctctctctcgtactctctctctctctctctcgtactctctctctctctctctcgtactctctctctctctctctcgtactctctctctctctctctcgttctctctctctctctctcgtctactctctctctctctctcgtactctctctctctctctctcgtactctctctctctctctctcgtactctctctctctctctctcgtactctctctctctctctctcgtactctctctctctctctcgtactctctctctctctctctcgtactctctctctctctctagtactctctctctctctctagtactctctctctctctcttgtactctctctctctctctctcgtactctctctctctctctcgtactctctctctctctctctctctctctctctctctctctctctctctctctctctctctctctctctctctctctctctctctctctctctctctctctctctctctctctctctctctctctctctctctctctctcactctctctctcactctctcactctctctctctcactctctcactctctctttatctcactctctctttatctcactctctctctcactctctctttatctctcactctctctttatctctcactctctctctctctctctctctctctctctctctctctctctctctctctctctctctctcactctctcactctctcactctctctctctctctctctctctctctctctctctctctctctctctctctctctctctctctctctctctctctctcactctctctctcactctctctctcactctcacactttctctctctctctctctcactctcacactttctctctctctctctctctctctctctctctctctctctctctctctctctctctctctctctctctctctctcttcttttctattcatctctattcattttccatattttttccagACAcaagtgatgaagaagaggaagacgaggacttggaggaggaggacatcCCGTACGACGACGGGAATGACCCCAGCAGCGGTGacgaagcagagatggaagaggCTCCTGCACCAGATGGGGACAGTGACAAGGGTGAAACAAGCAAATTGCCCAAGAAGGAGATTAAACCgcagaggaagcggaggaagagagcTGTTCCTAAAAAGAAATCAGAGCAAAGGTAGGAACTTGGTGAGATTACAGTGGGAAGGAGTAGGTTATCTGTCACTCTGAGATTGTAAGGCAAGgactggaaaagaagaaaagaagaggtgagtgaatgtgtgtgtgtgtgggctgggggggggggtgttcattTGTGtccatgtgcatttgtgtgtgtgtgcgtttgtgtgtgtgcgtttgtatgtgtgtgcggttgtgtgtgtttgtgtgtgtgggtgtgtgtttgtgtgtgtgggtgtgtgtttgtgtgtgtgggtgtgtgtttgtgtgtgtgtgcatttgtgtgtgtgtgcatttgtgtgtgtgtttgtgtgtgtgtgtgcatttgtgtgtatgtgtgtttgtatgtgcgtgtatgtgtgttgatcTTTTGTATGATTGTTTGGGTCTTAGTCATTGTCTTTAATCCATGTCATGATTATTACAGTCCCTCTTGCTATTTTTAGGACTGAAACATTATTTTACATCCATGCAAAGGCTACTTCCCTTCAAGAACTCTATTGCAAACAATACTTCTTAAGGCTATAACAAATAATGGGAAGCAAAGATGGGTATGATTATGTACAGAATACTTTTATAATGATACATCATACTAATCCATACAGCCCTCTGGTGATCAGCGAGGTGACTGTCACAGTGGAAACAGTCAAGTACAACCAGCCAGCCAGTTCAGAAGAGTATGTCTGTGAGAAAACTATTGCAGAAGATGCAGCTGAAGGTTCCAAAGACCCCATAGCAGTGGGCCATAGTACATTTGCAACACAAGGAACAGAATCTGGTAAGTGTTATTTAGAAGAAGACCAGAAAAGGTCTCCATTTCTTGTATCTCCAGTTATTTTAGTGATCACACTTGCTCATTTGCTCATCGTTGAGTgtgttttaacccaatgctgctggggaaaatgaataaaaaatggggagaatacattgctcattttctatattttttgtgaaatgtctctgcaaatagatggctctgctagtgcttagccacaagggagtcaattagtagactttgtgaccatacgtgatttgaattggcaggaaaaacttattttttactagtgctatttttattataaacattataattactataatgttataaacattagtaacaggaaaataagttaatgtaaaatattttcataaatcaaagaaaagggtaaactgacgagacaggcagtactattAACTGGCTCAtcggtaacttagtacaagtgtagccatctatgtgtaaaaacaatcagacaagtaactcacagtgggcatagcacatacgtacacgtcatgctcaTATGCATTGGGTTAAACTGACATTGGGAAATTCTtgtaactgttattgttgttacagttTAGTGGCAAAATGTTATTTCATTAAGCGATCTTTATAACTAGAAGAATTCTGCAGTCAATTGTGTTATTGGCATAAAGATAAGTTGGCTATGCTGTCattgagaaaaacaaaatatattaatattaacccaatgtcagtgggtTTATGTACTGCCCCTTTAgatttttgtgagttttgttacatacagatagctccacgtgtgctcagccaccaagaagTCTATCacttggccctagtgaccgatcctcaTTTCCTGATTCCTTGAATtgatgggaaaatgtgtttttctttctaatattattaatattgaaattgttagcattcttattgatatgattcttaaattgttattaaaatattaataacatcaaagacaataaaataatgataaagaagctacaaaagaaataaaggaaaagggtaaacaggtgagatagctaAGGCTAATAGCTAACTCCTTGGTGAAAAAGCACTTGTAGAAGTCATCTTTGTTTAAAGATAATAGATCAACTTttcttacagtgggcatgacattgtagtcttgccacctctGCTAATAGGGTTaactttcctttattcttcagCTAAATCATTGTCTTTCCCAGCAGATACAGAAGCTGAGCAGAAGGTGTGGCACTTCCCAATATCAGATATCCAGACTTTGGAAGATGGAAAGCAGGTTGTTGAAGTCCCAACTCCTGCTGGCCCCAAGATTGTCCCCGTGCCCACTCTTGCACCAGGGACCTCGAATGTCATCGTCATGGCGACAGACGCCCCGGATTCTCCTGGTGAACACATATATCACGTTTATCTTGTGTCTCCTCTAGAGAATGCATAACTGCTCATATTTTATGGGATGTTTTGTTGATAAGGGAGATAAGTATCTAAAATAAGGATAAACGTTTTATTACTCATGTTAGtgattttatttctcttcattgTTTAGTGGGGGATGAAATTGGATATTTGAATTATTTGTAAGTTAAAATATGATCCTAGTCATTGGTAGCTACACATGGGGTTgtagaaatatcattatcatacataggTAAGAActgtacatttttttgttttatgtgtttgtagaGTTCCTCTACAAATTTCATTGAGTGTGTGAAAAGTTTGAGGTTTCCTTATACTTACTAAGCATAAGTAataggtacatgtatgtatgtatgtatatgtatatatatatatgtatttacatatatatgtagatataaatatatatatatatatatatatatatatatttatataaaattgtatttatatatatgtatatatatgtatatgtagaggtttatatgtgtatatacatgtatatgtgtatgtatataatttatgtgcatatttatacatacatataaatatatatacatatacaaattcatatttatatatgtatgtatgtatgtatgtatgtatgtatgtatctacatacatgtatgtgtatgtatatgtttatatatatatatatatatattatatattatacatatatatatatatatatatatatatatatatatatatatatatgcatatacacaaatatatgcatatatatatatatatatatatatatatgtatatatatatatgtatatatatatatatatatatatatatgtatatatatacataatacataatacataatacatatcatatatatatatatatatatatatatatatatatatattagcacataTGAATTGGGAAAGAGAAGCTCCACAATGTGTTTTTCATTCATTAAGAATGGATATCAATAAAGAAATGGATTTTGAGACTGATCCTTTTATAGATATACTCATCGGCACCTGAAGAAAGAGATTTATCTTTCCATTTGATTACACAAGCTCAACAAGTCAACCGGAACTGCACTAATATCAAGTGAAAGATGTTAGAGTCTTTATAAATACTTTTCTCTTGTTATTTGCAACAGAGCCTCATTATCAGTGTTGGTATGGACCATGACTTTTATAAGCTTTACTGTTTTTCAGTGAGGTGTTCCGATTGACCTCCTACAAGATAGCAAATGAaataaatctctccctctcttgctccctgtctctgtgtctgtccttgtccatatccctctcccttctcctctctcactccccttccttccctttcctttctttttgcatcttccattcttctcctctctcttccttctccctctccttctcattcttcctgtctccctttccctttccctttccctctcattctcgttcttcctgtctccctttccctttccctttccctttccttttttccctctccctctccttctccctctccctctccctctccctctccctctccctctccctctccctctccctctccctctccctctccctctccctctccctctccctctccctctccctctccctctccttctccctccccctctccctctccctttccctctccctcatcttcttttgATGCCCAGTTTATCTTGTTGGCAGTCTcagtttttgaaaatatattgtgGAAGAAAGGAACATTTCCAGATCAAGCCATATGAGTTTCTCATAACATTTCTTTTAATAATTTGAAACAAGGAAATAAcatattcctttctctttaaaGTTTTATACAGTCATCAGATCTCATTTATGTGTAAGGTGTAATACATTTTCTGGTCATCACATTTTTGCTGGGTTTCAGAGTTGTGTGTATCATTATTgcatattgttatatatcttCCCATTATATaagtatttctttcttccttagttgtatttgtaaatgtgtatatatatgtactgtatatatttttggtAAATTCATGGGCAGAGTAAGCACTGTATGTCTCTGTTTGGAGCTTTGTTTATCAGATTAATTTATTCTTTGGGTAATACCATTAAAGATTTAACTGTTACAAACCTGTAAATCTTGTATCCAGCCCCATTGATATTCTTTGACTGGATTTGTCATTTTGTATATCTGTGGCTCTTTTGTTTGCTATCTGTAACAGCAGAGGAGTTAAATGACTAATCTTGTTTTGtagagaaatgaaaaaacaaaacaaaagaagatacTGTTTTTAAAAGACATTGCAGTTTAGAGTTTTGAAATTCTTTAAAACTATTTCTATATTAGTAAAGGTATCCAATCAAAAGGCTTTTTACGTTTGTAAGGCATCAGACTAGTGGTTCAGCATACAGTTTTCAGTACAGTCTACCTTTGTTACAACAGTCGTAAATGGGAGAAGCCCCTTCTGTAATAGCCAAGAGATCCATTAAACCCTTATATAACCAAAATGAAGTGTTCCCTAGCTCTGAATCATTCCCCAACTGCTGgagaaattattttattttcaagcaTCAAATGTCTTTCATGTTCCAGATTATGTTGTTATAATAgctaatcatcattatgaaaaataaatggaGAATTTTTTAGAACATGGAAGACAGCATTCTGGCAATTTAACATCTGGTTTCCTCTTTCATAGTGAGCATGGCTGCTCCTGCCACACAATTTTCAACCATAGAATTTTACActgtgttttcttcttattattttcatcctccatGTGTATTCTCAGTGTGGAGATCAAGAGAAAAAGTATCAAGTATATCATAGCTATAATGTGAAAAGATTACAAAACAAAGCAGAAGGCTGCTTGGCTAAtggaacaataaataaatgaataactagatAAAAAGCTGCTTTGCCATTTGAACATTTTGTGACAATTTGCCTGTACAGTATACAGTGTTCAGATGGTACTGTTCCAGGGTTAGCAGGGAAAAACTTTAGTCAGATAGGGAAAAATAGATGGAGCATGTAAGGAATGCACGCTGCCACCTGCTGGTCAGAGAAGTCCTGGCACTTTTtcttgtgttgattttttttttctcttaacatttcttcttctctctttaaacACTTCTCTGTCATTACAGTAGACCAAAGCTGGGCAGTTAGTTCTGATCTGTGGTGGTTTATGAATTGTAGATAGGCAGGGATAatattgactgtttttttttttttgtccgtatcAAGTGCAAGGTAGTGGGGGGGATTAGTGGACACCAATACTTGTATGTAATAACCAGGATCCATTATGAAAAGATCCATTATAGCAAGTGTAGATTGTACGTCAGCTGGAAGGACGACCCATTGGGATTTGTGAGCTTCATTTACAAATACAAAACTGCATTTATAGTAGCATTTGGCTGTTAAGTTTTTTATCAGGTctgctttctttttatatataatagatttataGTATGGTTAGTATGTAAcacatttttcttctgtttcattatttccagttcagaaatttatatatagatgtatcaaAAAAGTGTGTTGTTATTGATAAGTAAATACTACATCACATGAATTGGGGAACAACTTACTCCATTATAAACCTTTAATAGTGCCATAAACTTTTATTTTATGAATCCCATTTTGAACTTTCTTGATTGATTTAACTTTTAATCAAGGTATTTTTAGTTTAGTCTTGTGTTACATATTGTATGAGATAAGAAAACTCCTATTCGTAAGTCCTGACACTTCCATagaggaaattataataaaaggtaGTAAATGAAGTGATACAAAATAAGATGTGAGCTTTTGTTGTGATAGAAAGTGgagattttaaattattttgctaCACTGCGCTAGGCGAGTACTAGATGCAGGTAAATTTGTGAAGAAAAATTGGATGACAAGATAAgttgggttctgagggaatgcaTTATAGAGAAGCCAAATAAATCAGTTTTGATTTTATTAATCCAGACCTTTCTATATAACAAGTGGTAAAAACATTTACCAGTCAAGCTTATACATGAAACACACTGGAAATGTGAAAACCcgggataaaacaaaaataacatagaaTAACTGATAGAATtagtgatatataaaaaaagttatcTTAAGCTAATATGATTTTCATTAAATTAAAGGAGATGATATGAAATTGGGCTCTGTTTAGTCAGTACCCCTGCAATTagtaacatatattatatttttgggaTTGTGTTAAAGATAATGTTATCAGGGAAAAATAGTTTGCTCAGGTTATTTTTAGGTGTAACCATTTTTTTCATGGTTGAAGATTTCTGAAGGTTTTTGCAAGTACAGTATATATTGATGTAAATAAATTTGGTATAACAGGATATTTTGCAATGGTACAAATGTGACTTGTGGAATTTTGCTTGTTCATTGTAAAATGGGaacatttattttatgttttgtgtacttgtgtcatgtatgcatttattttactGTGGACATTTAGAGACATT from Penaeus chinensis breed Huanghai No. 1 chromosome 40, ASM1920278v2, whole genome shotgun sequence encodes the following:
- the LOC125047065 gene encoding transcriptional regulator ATRX-like isoform X1, with product MRRMKIRAVPNMRPGGSQRTGPGPNKTAASSIKLPGIVKEEAPGNDPQGSAELEANATLQSSEMNHPDSHTTADVIAQSIKLEKTSVKGAAPEELSSPSTSQTSLSNISPQRNLSQESILLDKASTQQDSLLTSQSDNPVVHVAKDTKVQTESQAEGSLGPPEDVKVKQESVQNTASAGENKALASMRRKRLKIAPMVSTGRKGAINAPSVCEPSTSKKTVGSETIDRKTERTLAVSQGAEAKSRDEQSVSSQMEKDSKNNISKTEIIDICTEEKDFSQGGTSDTAKESEISIISEGIASGTSGVVPVGSASKDKSQDPQVKRVKFAADTVMAHTSNYKPTDSEVVVINSDISPEASQSSSEERRNDDSGNSLLKSKCDSKEGVQAVECVESSTSQGSGTCIRRARIRAKPAFSVKKRPPKKVDAVEVKKEPSTKEAEEVKSQPKEPETSTAISSSVVGDGAEQEPVTERTETSVVQERVRILKRETAVATTESSEETVSNQQSKKTDSSIEESKEFVLQQSKILEKNRQELTQEERVREREDADSDDSCGDKENSSKGIKHIKKEVTSKSKSFKPSKGKLSQVGLTSPKIKLVNKIKGNEIDSKESIESTEKKIFRERKEKFRKKLTKGSLEPKSMTMFDLIFFNPAANPMPGRSDSPKKRRRLNSKCETESVTSDILEEQKVDDLGLDTSEPPEESRPSTPEVQVCEEDKEDLQKDSQEDGEEPEKNEEEEQEEQKEEEVDTLAPRVKIGANGQIILDETSLKIRTTAAKNRDEILSKAEVVEESNDTSHYGKWSKKRKRSSLWTMKETARFYKALSTVGTDFSLMETLFAWRSRAELKTKFKKEERSNRALVDKALQDSTQFDFSLFDIESDYDPEEDRKACKEAEREEAKRRRLEIKQEEKARVKEEKEKIKAHKSNLRKKRDLLKKIKKKKKDTSDEEEEDEDLEEEDIPYDDGNDPSSGDEAEMEEAPAPDGDSDKGETSKLPKKEIKPQRKRRKRAVPKKKSEQSPLVISEVTVTVETVKYNQPASSEEYVCEKTIAEDAAEGSKDPIAVGHSTFATQGTESADTEAEQKVWHFPISDIQTLEDGKQVVEVPTPAGPKIVPVPTLAPGTSNVIVMATDAPDSPGEHIYHVYLVSPLENA
- the LOC125047065 gene encoding transcriptional regulator ATRX-like isoform X2, producing the protein MRRMKIRAVPNMRPGGSQRTGPGPNKTAASSIKLPGIVKEEAPGNDPQGSAELEANATLQSSEMNHPDSHTTADVIAQSIKLEKTSVKGAAPEELSSPSTSQTSLSNISPQRNLSQESILLDKASTQQDSLLTSQSDNPVVHVAKDTKVQTESQAEGSLGPPEDVKVKQESVQNTASAGENKALASMRRKRLKIAPMVSTGRKGAINAPSVCEPSTSKKTVGSETIDRKTERTLAVSQGAEAKSRDEQSVSSQMEKDSKNNISKTEIIDICTEEKDFSQGGTSDTAKESEISIISEGIASGTSGVVPVGSASKDKSQDPQVKRVKFAADTVMAHTSNYKPTDSEVVVINSDISPEASQSSSEERRNDDSGNSLLKSKCDSKEGVQAVECVESSTSQGSGTCIRRARIRAKPAFSVKKRPPKKVDAVEVKKEPSTKEAEEVKSQPKEPETSTAISSSVVGDGAEQEPVTERTETSVVQERVRILKRETAVATTESSEETVSNQQSKKTDSSIEESKEFVLQQSKILEKNRQELTQEERVREREDADSDDSCGDKENSSKGIKHIKKEVTSKSKSFKPSKGKLSQVGLTSPKIKLVNKIKGNEIDSKESIESTEKKIFRERKEKFRKKLTKGSLEPKSMTMFDLIFFNPAANPMPGRSDSPKKRRRLNSKCETESVTSDILEEQKVDDLGLDTSEPPEESRPSTPEVQVCEEDKEDLQKDSQEDGEEPEKNEEEEQEEQKEEEVDTLAPRVKIGANGQIILDETSLKIRTTAAKNRDEILSKAEVVEESNDTSHYGKWSKKRKRSSLWTMKETARFYKALSTVGTDFSLMETLFAWRSRAELKTKFKKEERSNRALVDKALQDSTQFDFSLFDIESDYDPEEDRKACKEAEREEAKRRRLEIKQEEKARVKEEKEKIKAHKSNLRKKRDLLKKIKKKKKDTSDEEEEDEDLEEEDIPYDDGNDPSSGDEAEMEEAPAPDGDSDKGETSKLPKKEIKPQRKRRKRAVPKKKSEQSPLVISEVTVTVETVKYNQPASSEEYVCEKTIAEDAAEGSKDPIAVGHSTFATQGTESDTEAEQKVWHFPISDIQTLEDGKQVVEVPTPAGPKIVPVPTLAPGTSNVIVMATDAPDSPGEHIYHVYLVSPLENA